CGCTTCGCCAGCGATTGCTCGATTCGCGCGACGATCGCCTGAGCCGAGAGGTCGGCGGCATCGAGCAGCGCCTCGCGCGACCCCGCACTCGAGGTCTTGCCGCCCTGCTCCGGAATGCCGAGGCCTGTGACCGGCGGTCGCCGCGCATCGCCGGCGAATAGGCCGGCGACCAGGCTGAACAGGCCGCCGCGCAAGATGTGCTCTTCCAGAGTCACGATGAGCGAGGCGTCGCGCACGGCGTCGCGGATAGCGGCCTCGTCGAGCGGCTTCAGACATGAGACGCTGACGACACCGACGTCCCTGCCGCGCCCGGCGAGTTCGCCGGCAGCCTCCAGCGCGCGGGAGGCGATCGGCCCGGACGCGAGGATGACGACCTCGCGTCCCTCACGCAGCACACGCGGCTTGCGCAGGTCGGTCACGGCGGTGCCGAGATTCGGCTCCCCCTGACGGCTGAGCCGCAAGTAAGAGGGCTTGCCGCTTGTCGCGATCAGACGCGTCGCAGCCCGCACCTCCATGGGATCGCAGGGCACGAACACCTCGATGCCCGGGAGCATCGACATGATCCCTGCGTCCTCCAGCGCGTGGTGGGTGTAACCTTGGCT
The sequence above is drawn from the Bradyrhizobium amphicarpaeae genome and encodes:
- a CDS encoding transketolase family protein, whose protein sequence is MRTTFIESLSQAASENPDIWLLCGDLGYSVLEPFAAKFPDRYLNVGVAEQNMAGIAAGIALSGKTVFIYSIGNFPTLRCLEQLRNDVCYHGADVKVVAVGAGYAYGSQGYTHHALEDAGIMSMLPGIEVFVPCDPMEVRAATRLIATSGKPSYLRLSRQGEPNLGTAVTDLRKPRVLREGREVVILASGPIASRALEAAGELAGRGRDVGVVSVSCLKPLDEAAIRDAVRDASLIVTLEEHILRGGLFSLVAGLFAGDARRPPVTGLGIPEQGGKTSSAGSREALLDAADLSAQAIVARIEQSLAKR